The Rhododendron vialii isolate Sample 1 chromosome 3a, ASM3025357v1 nucleotide sequence GGTATTTCTCCTTCAAATTAAGTTAGGGTTTAGACTACACGGTCCACATCAGGTATCGAAAATTTGGGGGCAAGTAAAATTACAATCCAgtcccctttttattttttatttttttcttgctaTATGCCCTCCTAGTTTGCCCTtctaaattttttcaacatagttttctttttatcttcaatttaCCCCAGGCATAAAACACCTTCTGTTtttgccctcctaattttcttaAGTATCATTTTTTAAAGCGGGTGGAAACtacatattttcaattatttttgattttgtaattttttttttggattatgcccccattttttttcctattggatttctaattttttttatatttacaatttttttttgttgcccgaGCCCGCCAGTTTGTGGGGCTTACCCCTGGCCGGCCCTGACTAcctttactttaaaaaaaaaattgtacttccGAAACAACTAAAGCTACCCTGGAAGGGAATTGCTACATAACTTTCACTGACCGATCAAGTTAACCTAGTGACCATAGGGGATTTGTCTAGTTGTTAACTTCAATTAGTCAGGGTGCGTGCAAATCCTACCGCTACTTATATCTGGGTATGTATGTGTGTACGTGTATATTGACGTAGGGAGCGTGAGTAGTTCGTTGGAGCTTTCGGAGGAGGAATGGAACAACACGATGACAACAAACATAACAGGAGCATGGTTGGTCTCCAAATACGTCGGGAAGTGCATGCGGGATGGAGGCAGGGGAGGATCAATCATCAATATTTCATCAATTCAGGGACTCAACCGCATCCAAATTCCTGGAGCTCTTGCCTATGCTTCCTCAAAGGGAGCAATGCACATCTTGACAAAGGTACGTTTACTCTACTACTACAATTTTGGATGCAAGAAGTTTAAATAGGCATTAGATCTAGATATATGTGTGTCCGAAGCTGTATGATTCACGTGACGTGAACTCGTCATTACTTCGTGGGGTTCATATGCATCAAGTGATTAATTTCGTAGGCATTTATTTCTAGATCTATGTGCACATAAGTATGTACACCCCACGTACATTGCTTTTTTAGGTATTCACGAGTTCAGTTTTAAACGTAATTTTTCGTTAAGGTGGGAACGAGAGCCTAAATGATGAGGGGAACAGCTTTCAGAGGCTTTCTAATGGAAAGTGTTTTTGAAATCTTTCTTATAACACCAACCTTCAATTTATAACCTTTGTACTTGATCTTAAATTTCGATGCTATGAACTTTAAATCGATTGTCGCGTATTTTTATGGACATGTTATGAACTTTCATACAAGTATTATGGACCCATGTGCAAATATCATGAATTCGAAGTGATTCAAGAGGGATACACACGGTACAATTTCGTAGCACTTCCTAGTAGCAAAAGTTTGAGTGGGAAAGTACTAATCCAAATCCTGTGATCACCTAAGTAAATAAAAGTATCAATCTACAAACATGATTTATATACTTACCAGAACTTGTAACATCcctaattttggaaatgttaaatagacaattttattgaaaatctaaatagagtctgactcattattacatcataactctcgcaagagtacttttattcaacaaaaggagggggaactagggttcctatctactatTTCGCCTGCTCTTCCATTCTAGCCAgttcctcggctccgaaagcctccaaggtgtacaactCACCTTGTTTATCTATAAAGTTTGACGCATTATACCAGCATCACCCtgagtataatatgtcagggtcaccaaaatgtaacaccatgagctacaaaagctcaatagaataatccatacccactaacctttaacttacaaacaatagatcataaaattatcGATTCccacataatacatgcatatttgacaaaacagctaacaatgacttactcaaactaacgttggtgtccttgattttctgagtttctcctacgcaacatTTCGTAGATTGTGTCattggtttcacctttcatttaccaaattaacatttctaaaatcgtttttaacacccccaacctcggttctgccgctccaggttcccgagtatcctcacaatggttccgccgttccgggttcccattggcacacaaaaacattgaatttagcattggctcctctctatGGATAACCaattcacaattcaaaaccctcggttccgctgctccgagttttcgagtatcctcacaatggttccgccgttccgggttcccatgtgggttttcaaaaatagtttataCACGCACTCCTCACAATGGACTACCaaatccggccacattgcagttttcaaaatatttctcttttgcaaatcacatcataccattaaccacaccctaggtgtcatgtttctactttctcgatttttgtgtctcgtttttatgcaacgactccgcggtaggacttttcacatacgtaatcataaatcattcattgtaatcttggaACTAAACtatcaagatcatccaactctatattactaatcatactcaaatcaccacttaaagcataacgtcacatgtacagacgcctttggagtgaaaatcacttatgctttacaacaagacaagtaatacaagcaattcatatacacatgctcataaccatcataagatcaaaatacgaatatttctatcaaacgataaagtcttatctttcgaaagccgttctttcttccttttaggaaagttcaaaacaacacatgttttttcggaaaataaagTCGGAGtattcaacatactccccttccttttcaaacTTTTAGTAAAACGCTTTTCAAGTTTTCATGCATTTCATCATATAAGTATCATACAAGTTTCTATTTATACTTAGAATTAGAGGGTAAGGATaaactaccgttcttcttggaggtagtgacgactacgaaaggTAAGTGGACGATCGGATGGAGTGACTTATCacggtagctttgaaagagaaaaggtttctcttgactaaactactaaactttttggatcaaaagggtggtcgagtggcggtctaggatgagtttcttgaagaactcaagaagaactcaaaaataagaagaacaaagaacaattgtaaggattctagagagagaaattgaatgggtgaaggtgtgagttgaatggcaaagatgaggtgctatttatagctaAGCATTggcctctccctctccctcatggccggctccctctccctctctttatcccatggattttgctccattgtcttgtcatttcaagcatgccaagccttccatgacttgttttttccattttagGCCATAACTTAGGtaatcatgaagggtttttagTCTAATCTTGTCCTAGGAGAGGTTGTTTGCaagaaataacaaaagaaagtcTAGTAATGGGTTGTCAAATAGTACTTAGGTTGAGTGTGAGAAGAGCTAAAAGAGTACCTTGTAAAAGTGCCCAAAATACAAGCACACATTtcactcctccctctctctctccctctctctctctctctctctctctctcgtaccaagtatgtatatatatatgtacatctaggaaaatctaggaaagtaagtctaggagaGGAATTAGATTCAAGGCTATTCTTCCTAAGCTTGCATGCATGAACTCCTACAAAAATCTAGGAATACTATttatggaagcaaaatgatgagatttgaTTTTGACTTGTCTAGTCAAATCTATGTGTATTTCTTGGATTTTGGCAAGATTAACTTCTATTAttcaagggataaaatttttcctaataATTATTGGAAGCATAATGATGACTACTCTAGGCCtaaagggttcaattagggtttgagAAGGGTTAATAAGGTTTCAAGAGGGTTGAAagggctcatctagggttagaaaaaagtaactaggtgaattggtagttaggtatctccaactaattggttataAGCTAATTATatttgccatgtaggatttctagccaagaaatataattttaaagattttattaaacacactaggaaaatatacaagtgcttctataaacatatttgtcttttagaaaaggactagattgtccggttcaaaaagatataattttataaatctcaaatatcattatgacggattattagaaattaaaaagaaattttaaaagcaatccaagtaattaaaataaaattcaaatatttaacgaaatttttatttaccaaaaatcagggtcgttacagaactactatgaaatttatttatttattttatttgcttttagatattattttttttgcttcagGATGCCTAATTAATAAGGCCCGAAATTCTATTTGTGAAGCCTAGCTACTTTTTGCAATGACAGACAATGGCCTTGGAGATGGGAAAGCACAACATTAGAGTGAACGCAATCGCAGCTGGACTATTCCAATCTGAGTTAACTGAATCTCTCTTTCGAAAAGATGGGCTAAAGAATGTGGCTTTAAGAACAGTACCTTTACAAACCTTAGGTGAATTAGATCCAGCATTAACATCCCTCATCCGATACTTGATCCATCACTCCTCCGACTACGTTTCTGGGAACATTTTCATTGTTGATGCTGGATACACACTCCCTGGAATTCCAATCTTCTCTTCCCTCTGAATGAAGGTTATACTTTTCGGCAGATACATATTGGGATTTTAGACATGTTTTAGATACTTACCGGTGAATAAGGCCACGATAGTGGTCCATTTTATGCAGTAACGGCTGATCGATGCTATTGTTTTAAATTATAATAACACTGGCTTTGTAGATGAAGCTATGAATTTCATATTGTAGTGATCCTTAATTTGTTTCATGAAAGAGTTAAACTGAAATACAGATTACAGAATCCTAGCAGAACTGAAACAAAATGTGAGCAAATTGTAATAGGGATACAAATATCGAACTGGAACATGTGTTACACACAGTATCCTTAAAACAGATTTGCCGCCCACCGGAGGGTGTTGAGATTTATCGGCCTCTGTCTCCCCGGAGTTATCCGGCTAGGACCACTACTTACGGAACACCACCATGAGTAGCCTTGGCGAATTGACTCAGCGTCTGTCTCTGTCTCACGTGAAGAATGAACTCAGAAAAGTAGTATGGAACTCGCAATTGGTTTGTTGAGTCTAAAATAGGACTGCCCATTACATACCTACGAGAAAACCTTTGAGCTGCTCCATAGGCTTGAATACGAGCCATGAATTTGCAAcaatgaataagaaaaaaaacctcaacCATGAATAGAAGAAATTGATGAGCTCGTGAAAGCCAAAAGCCTTGGAAGGCCAATGGTACGTCACTGCAATTTCCAAATATGTACACAAATAAATAGGTAAACTACATCATGAACCGTGCATATTTTTGGCTtagctatcaactttttctttcacaactacaAAAGCACTAACTTTTTTACCTAACAACAattaattgttcaagcttggctcgagcTTAAAGTTTTGTGTTCATGATAAGCTTGGTTTGACTTGTGAAATATGCAAGTCAATCTCGAGCTTCCAAGCACGAGCTAAGCTTGTGAAGTTTCGAGTTTTCAAACTTGAGCTTAAACTCATTAAGTTCCAAGATAAAATGGGCTAATTCAAGTCGAGCCAAGCTTGAGTCGAACTCGAGTTGTTTGGTTCGTTTAACAGCCCTAAACGGGACCTAATTGATTAAAGATGACTTCATTAAAATACTGCAGTGACGCCACAAAATGGGCTAAACACTTCCATTAAAAGAATTCATCGCCTAATTT carries:
- the LOC131319142 gene encoding uncharacterized protein LOC131319142; amino-acid sequence: MASQASKQLEPWCNLNGKVVLVTGASAGLGREFCLDLARAQCRIVAAARRTDRLKTLCDQINQPSFLSSRGPSSSTMAHDHDEVRAVAVELDVTSNGQTIEVAVQKAWETFGHIDALINNAGVRGSVSSSLELSEEEWNNTMTTNITGAWLVSKYVGKCMRDGGRGGSIINISSIQGLNRIQIPGALAYASSKGAMHILTKTMALEMGKHNIRVNAIAAGLFQSELTESLFRKDGLKNVALRTVPLQTLGELDPALTSLIRYLIHHSSDYVSGNIFIVDAGYTLPGIPIFSSL